A DNA window from Hoplias malabaricus isolate fHopMal1 chromosome 5, fHopMal1.hap1, whole genome shotgun sequence contains the following coding sequences:
- the LOC136696021 gene encoding inter-alpha-trypsin inhibitor heavy chain H3-like: MWAPILLCVSVLFCNLLETYGAIQSPKDVQQIEVQSVKIDCKVASRFAHTVMTSTALNKANVSQEVFFEVDLPKTAFITNFSMEIEGKTYVGEVKEKEKAKKQYEKAVSTGQTAGLVKVSGRKMEKFSVSVNIAANGKVTFTLTYEELLQRQFGQYEIMIRVKPKQLVQHFEIVADIYEPQGIMFLDTSATFFTNELLPLVEKTVTDKKAHLSFSPTLEQQRKCPDCDGTQIDGDFFIKYDVNRAKDHGDIQIVNGYFVHFFAPANLPRLPKNVVFVIDVSGSMSGKKIQQTREALLTVLDDLYEEDDFGLITFDSSFKTWRPSVSKATPENVNAAKDFVKTIGALGGTNINDPVLRAVNILREAENNKATPEKRASMIILLTDGDPNIGVTNLGKIQENVRSAIGGNMSLFCLGFGYDVNYNFLDVMAKQNDGLARRIYEASDAALQLQGFYDEVSSPLLSDVNFRYPDNTVNSLTGSYFKQLFNGSEIVVAGRLNDIEMNDFPVEVSAQGLEDDIVLKGQASAQKWDTIFPDQDYIFGDFTERLWAYLTIQQLLDKKDKGTAEEKASATAEALELSLKYNFVTPLTSMVVTKPETEEKPEEAFIADKLTEDQRRVVDTPLPADQRRHLQPFLGAASVPSQPRYHYPTPAVNWVDGDPHFIIECPEKNDALCFNINNEPGTIFNLVRDPLTGIVVNGQTIGDKKVDPGSKRNTYFGRFGIIHEKFGIRLFVSTQEIIVSEHGKQAKLLWSDNTSTKGVNMDLKITKDRSLTVTLRNSVKFVIILHKVWKKHPYHQDYLGFYTLDSHLLSRRVHGLLGQFYNGVQFEVSELFPGENVDKPDAIMSVKGHSLKVTRGWQKDFRKDVKNGETVPCWFIHNNGIGLIDGDLTDYIVSGLFRVKNI, translated from the exons ATGTGGGCTCCAATACTACTTtgtgtttctgttcttttttgcaATCTACTGGAAACCTATGGTGCCATACAATCGCCAAAGGATGTGCAACAG ATAGAGGTGCAGAGTGTGAAGATAGACTGCAAGGTGGCATCTCGTTTTGCCCACACTGTGATGACCTCCACAGCTCTGAACAAGGCCAATGTCTCACAGGAAGTGTTCTTCGAGGTGGACTTACCCAAGACGGCCTTCATCACCAACTTCAGCAT GGAGATTGAAGGAAAGACATATGTGGGAGAGGTGAAGGAAAAGGAGAAGGCTAAGAAGCAGTATGAGAAGGCTGTGTCCACTGGGCAGACGGCTGGCCTGGTGAA GGTTTCTGGGAGAAAGATGGAGaagttctctgtgtctgtgaacaTTGCGGCCAACGGCAAagtcacattcacactcacatacGAGGAGCTTCTTCAGCGGCAGTTTGGACAGTATGAGATCATGATCCGAGTCAAACCCAAACAACTAGTCCAGCACTTTGAG ATTGTTGCTGATATTTATGAACCACAAGGCATTATGTTTCTGGACACCAGCGCCACATTCTTCACCAATGAGCTGCTCCCCCTGGTGGAGAAAACTGTTACTGACAAgaag GCCCATCTCTCCTTCTCCCCAACTCTGGAGCAGCAGAGGAAGTGTCCAGACTGTGATGGGACACAGATAGATGGagatttctttattaaatatgacGTCAACCGTGCAAAGGATCACGGTGACATCCAG ATAGTGAACGGTTACTTTGTGCACTTCTTTGCTCCAGCTAATTTGCCACGGTTGCCCAAGAACGTAGTGTTTGTGATTGATGTTAGTGGATCCATGTCAGGAAAAAAGATTCAGCAG ACCCGAGAGGCTCTGCTGACTGTCCTCGATGACTTATACGAGGAAGATGACTTTGGGCTGATCACATTTGATTCTTCATTTAAGACTTGGAGACCATCAGTGAGCAAAGCCACACCGGAAAATGTGAATGCAGCAAAAGACTTTGTAAAAACCATAGGGGCACTTGGCG GAACAAATATCAATGATCCTGTTTTGAGAGCTGTGAACATACTAAGAGAAGCTGAGAATAACAAGGCTACCCCAGAAAAACGTGCTTCCATGATCATCCTTCTGACCGATGGAGATCCAAATATTG GTGTGACAAATCTAGGCAAAATCCAAGAAAATGTCCGCAGTGCCATTGGTGGAAACATGAGTCTGTTCTGCTTGGGCTTTGGCTACGATGTGAACTACAATTTTCTGGATGTTATGGCTAAACAGAATGATGGATTGGCTCGGAGGATTTATGAAGCATCAGATGCTGCACTTCAACTGCAG GGATTCTATGACGAAGTGTCCAGCCCCCTCCTATCAGATGTGAATTTCCGTTATCCTGACAACACAGTGAACTCTCTGACTGGCAGCTACTTCAAACAACTCTTCAATGGCTCTGAGATTGTTGTTGCAGGACGACTGAAtgacattgaaatgaatgattTCCCAGTTGAAGTTTCTGCTCAAGGG CTGGAGGATGACATTGTGCTGAAAGGCCAGGCCAGTGCTCAGAAGTGGGACACTATTTTTCCTGATCAAGACTACATCTTTGGGGACTTCACAGAGCGTCTCTGGGCTTATCTGACCATCCAGCAACTGTTGGATAAAAA AGACAAGGGTACAGCAGAAGAGAAAGCCAGTGCCACTGCTGAAGCGCTGGAGCTCTCACTGAAGTACAATTTCGTCACTCCTCTCACCTCCATGGTGGTCACTAAGCCTGAAACAGAGGAAAAGCCAGAGGAGGCCTTCATTGCTGATAAGTTAACTGAAG ACCAGCGTAGAGTCGTAGATACACCTTTACCTGCAG ACCAGCGCAGACACTTACAACCATTTTTAGGTGCAG CTAGTGTTCCATCACAGCCCAGATATCACTACCCAACACCAGCCGTCAACTGGG TTGATGGAGACCCACATTTCATCATTGAGTGTCCAGAAAAAAATGATGCACTGTGCTTCAACATCAACAATGAACCAGGTACCATCTTCAACCTGGTCAGAGACCCTCTCACAG GGATTGTGGTAAATGGGCAGACCATTGGAGACAAGAAGGTGGACCCTGGGAGCAAGAGGAACACCTATTTTGGCCGCTTTGGGATCATTCATGAGAAGTTTGGTATCAGATTATTTGTGTCCACACAGGAGATTATTGTCTCAGAACATGGAAAACAGGCGAAACTCCTCTGGTCTGACAATACCTCCACCAAAGGTGTCAA CATGGATCTGAAAATAACCAAAGATCGAAGTCtaacagtcaccctgaggaattCAGTAAAGTTTGTTATCATCCTGCACAAAGTGTGGAAGAAACACCCCTACCACCAGGACTATCTGGGCTTCTACACCCTGGACAGCCACCTCCTTTCCCGAAGGGTCCATGGCCTTCTTG GTCAGTTTTACAATGGTGTGCAGTTTGAAGTGAGTGAACTCTTTCCAGGAGAAAATGTGGACAAACCTGATGCCATTATGTCCGTGAAGGGACACAGTCTTAAAGTCACAAG